agtcctcaaagtggtaacactAGTCcataaagtggtaaaaatagttgatgtatgagaaatgttaacataccatagtttTATCATCTAAGGTGAAGGATCCATATTTTCTCATGATTACAGCCGAACACAAATTTCAATTAGCTAACTAATGTACAAGGGTGTTGCACTTTATCTTCACCTCAAATGTCGACCATTTGaactatgaatttttttttttttttttttttttgttgtggtCTGAACCTTCTGAACTTTGCATATCGCCACCCTTCTTGCAAAGCAAATACTATCGTCCAAGCATCTAACTCCAAAAAAGAGAAGTGCAAGCAACATCTGGATAAGAGACATCACCGATTAGAGGAAGGATTGTTTCATTAGGAATTCAATCATCTTCTTTTACTAAATCAATCCTTACTATACACgagatatattttcttttatttgataATTAAAGATATTCTGGATCTCATGTCAGTGATGCTTGAGGAAATTTACGAATAGATATCTGATAGTAATTTCGACTTATAGATGAGAGTCATGAGACATTGGATCGTTATAAGATGGTACCAAAATGCAACTCAAGCTCATAGCCTTTGTGAATCTTAGTTCATGGTTACAATGAAAACTCCCTGCCAATATAGGAAAAGGTGTTACCCCTACCTGGATCTGCAAACCAGGTAGATAGTTGCATCCCATATATCTTGGTCAAGATATATTTTGGTCGCTTTGTATGTGATCATAAATATGTCAATTTTCATTCAATATATCTAGTTGTTGATCTCACATTTATGTAACTAGTTCACATGATTGCTATTAGAACTTGGtcgagaaaaaaaataatgaagggTGTCATTTCTTCTCTACCTATATGTAAAGAGAGACTGTTATAACCGTAGCTCTTTGTTAGGTTATTCCCGTCATTCCGGCATGGTTAAGTTGAGTATATATAACAAGTGTAAAACAGAACAAACATTTCTTTTGTGACAATAAATTAAACATTAGCTTAAAAAGGAACTGAAATTCCATTTCTTTAATTCCTTTTGAGAATGACAACAAATCCAATATCATATTAATCATGCTAAACTATTCCCAGCTCAacttcaccccccccccccccccccccccccctatatATATACCTTCTTTCTTCTGTGCAACACCAAAAACAAACTCCAAGCTTTCTTTCCACAATGGGATTGTTGAGAAGAAATCCCATGAAAACTCAAGTAAAAACCTCGCATTCTCTTACTCTCTTGTCCCGTTTCCTGCATTTTCTCAGCAAACAAATGCTAATGACCAGCCTTATTTTCTTTTCAGGTGATGAAATCAGTGTTAATAGTAGTTGTGGTGGCCTTAATACTAAGAGGGGGAGAGAGCAGAGGAGTAGCCAAGGCCAAGCCTAAGGGCCCCATAAAATCTGAGTCGTTTCAGTACTCTGCTATGAATTGCAGAGCTCACAGTGCTTCACTGACCGAGTTTGGAGGAGTTGGAGATGGAAAGACATCAAATACAAAGGCTTTTCAGACTGCAATCAGTAAGCTGAGCCAGTTTGCAACAGATGGAGGTGCTCAGCTTTTTGTTCCAGCTGGGAAATGGTTGACAGGAAGCTTCAGCCTCACCAGCCATTTCACTCTTTATCTTCACAAGGATGCTGTTCTTCTTGCTTCTCaggtctctctcttcttcttttttcttagttattgatCCCTAAACATGCATATACTCCCATTTATGctgtttattatgtttttatttgtCTGTGAGAAAGTGGTTATGTGTGTAAGTAGGATGTGAGAAAGAATTAATCATCATGAAAATCAGTTCTAAAACTTTCGATCCGAAATGATGTGACAGAATGTTAGCGTTCATATTTGGCTTAATCCGAACATTATGTATGAACTCAAAGTAGCCTCAATATGGGCAAATGAAACACTGTCACACTATAATTTTGAGATATATTTTATAGGAATAATTGCTCTGGAATCAAAGAGTAATTTGTTAAATTTGAAAGGATCTAAGAACCAAGAGTAATAGTAAGGACCATTTTGGTTTCTTATGATGTGTTTGGTAGATTTTCGTATGTATACTATGTGTTTTGCTTGGTCTTCTAAACTCAACCAATCAACCGGGGTTTCAGGACTTGAATGAGTGGCCTGTGCTTAAAGCCCTTCCATCTTATGGTAGAGGAAGAGATGCAGCAGCTGGAAGGTTCTCCAGTCTCATATTTGGAACAAATCTCACTGATGTCATTGTTACAGGTACCTACTTGGTTTTTGTATAATCAGATTACTCATAATTTGTTCAATAGGTTCAATTCAACTAGATTTTACCTACCAACTCCAAATTGGTTATGTTACTTGAATATATTGGAGTGACTAAATTCATTGGGACCCATTTGATGTTTCCAATTTCAGGAGACAATGGCACAATTGATGGTCAAGGTGAGTTCTGGTGGCAACAGTTCCACAAGAAGAAGCTAAAATACACCCGCCCTTACCTGATTGAGATCATGTTCTCAAGTGATATCCAGATCTCAGATCTCACCCTCCTAAATTCTCCATCATGGAATGTTCATCCTGTCTATAGCAGGTAATCTACACCCTTTCACATTTGAAACGTGACACAACAGTAAAATTTATTTGTACCACATTTACTAATCATCACCGCTCCAATTATGATGTTTCAGTAACATTCTTGTGCAAGGGATTACTATCATTGCTCCAATTTCGTCTCCAAACACTGATGGGATCAATCCAGGTTTGACATAAATTTGTCTCTACATAGGCCATGTTAGGATAATGGCAAATTAACCTACTTAACATGTGTGTTTTGTATTTTGAATGCAGATTCTTGCACAAATACTAGAATTGAAGACTGTTACATAGTCTCTGGTGATGATTGTGTAGCTGTTAAGAGTGGTTGGGATGAGTATGGTATATCATTTGGAATGCCTACAAAACAACTAGTGATCAGACGGCTCACATGCATTTCACCCTACAGTGCAACCATCGCATTGGGCAGCGAAATGTCAGGTGGGATCCAAGATGTCAGAGCCGAAGACATCGTGGCCATCAATACCGAATCAGCCGTCAGGATCAAGACAGCTGTAGGGAGAGGAGGGTATGTGAAAGACATATATGTAAGGAGAATGACACTGCACACAATGAAATGGGCATTTTGGATGACTGGTAATTATGGGTCACATGCTGATGGTAACTATGACAAAAATGCCTTTCCTGAGATTACTGGGATTAACTATAGAGACGTGGTGGCTGAAAATGTAACCATGGCTGCAAGATTGGAAGGCATTGCCGACCATCCATTTACCGGGATTTGCATGTCCAATGTGACCATTGGATTGGCAAAGAAGGCAAAGAAGCAGCCATGGACATGTACTGATATTCAGGGGATCACAAGCGGTGTGACGCCAACGCCCTGTGGTCTGCTGCCTGATCAAGGAACTGCTAAACCTGGTGGTTGTGATTTTCCAGCAGATGATATACCGATCGACATGGTAGAGATTAAAAAGTGTACTTATAGGAGTGATGTGTAAGATTCCCCAAATCATGTGCTGTTTAATGGCAGAGCTAATTTGTCACACCAAAAGCAAATGCCATATCTGAGGACAAAAGTTTAATCCTCTATGTTTAACTGTTACTATTATTGATATTAGCGAGAATTAAATAGAAATATGAAACAACCAGAATTCTGAAATCAAAGAGACTGAAACAGCACCCTGCCCAGTGATAGAATCCAGAATTGATAGTACACCGAAATATTCTACACTAATATCTGAATTTTATAAGCTTTTGTCAGATTTCACAATGAAGCTAAGAAAGTTGTGTCTTGAAAGCAAGCAGAAATATACAGAATCGAGTAGTTTCAGCATATCAAACCTATTCAGACTATTTAGCCTACCATTCTAAATAGAAATAGTTGCAAGGCTGTTAGGCCTTACAACAGTTCTGGGTAATTCTCCAGCATCAGTTTAACGCAGTAAGCCAATAGGTCCAGAACCTCGGCTCCAACATCTACAACCAAAATCATGATGCTTGGCACCAATGAGGGGTTGAAGCTCTACATAATACACTGAATAGCCAGCCTTGACATTCAATTTTCATCCCTTTTACAAATTCGAAAAATACAGACATCCAAGGATGTGAACAAGTCATATGAATGACATCTCAGCACAATTTCTCAATAAACCCCAATATCTCCAACAAAGTTTTATAATTTGTTTTCTCCAGGAGGATCCAGGGGGTTCTATGTAGCATTATTGTACTCAGTTTTTGGGTTACTAAGTGCATACAACAGACTTGCATAATCTTCACTGAATTGGATCTGGATTGAACTTTACTGACTCTCTCCATATGAGTTCCTTGATGTTCTCTTCAGTAAACGATGGTTGCTCAAAGTCAAAACTGAAAGGACTTGGGCAGACAGGCTCCTCATTGATATCATGAAGAGGTGCCAAGTATGGGTGGCAAAGAGCCTCATCAACTGCAAAGCATGTCAAAGAAAATTAATTATCGATGCAACTAACAAATATGGTTGTTGAGACTAATAACACATGTTCCACCACATATATCAGAATAGAGAATACTAAATCTCCCATTACTTTGTTTTCTGACATTAAatatttccttcttcttttttccgaAGTTTGAATTCACTCTGAACGCTGCAGGATTCTTAAATCCTTGTTATACTTTATACCAGAACCAAATAACTAAGAATACCTGTAATGCGCCTGTTTGGGTCAAAGATAAGCATCTTCTCTAGCAAATCAACAGCACCAGCAGACATATTAGGAAATCCAACGGAGAAGTCCTTCTTTGCATACTGAGGTAGTTGTCGAACATATCTTCGGGCATTATCACTTCGTAAAAATCCAAGGCTTGAATCATCAGGTGAACCTATTAGCTGCTCAACAAAAATGGACAACATCAATGCACTAGTCGTCACAATCAGTATGGTACATATGAGATAAGAGAAAAACTACTTTGTAACAAAGATATGTGAAAGGAAAACCCATTTTCATCCTCCATAGATGCATCACCTACATCTAAGGAGCACCCATTATCTCTTACACAACCATATAGATTAATCTTACTACAATCCATTTTCCCATTTTCATCGCCATAGAATCAGTCAAATTTGTGCACTTCCTGCCATTGGCAACAAGAAACCTAGCCAAATGAAAATCAAGTCGTACCTCCATGACTCTTGCAACTAGGAAGGTTCTAAAAGTTGGGCATTAAGTTGTTTAAGGGGCCAAAAACTTAGAATGATCAGGATTACCAAGAACAACTGATACCCTAAGTAACATATTACCTGCTTCCCCATAAGTGAAAATTAAAGTTTTTGGAGGCTTATAATTTAAACATACATCTACAGATGCATCATTCCCAGAGacttgaaaaatagaaactggtGAAAGACCTATTTAGGTTCAGTAAGAAATATAAAGAAATGATACCTCTGTAATGAGTCTCAGCTGATGCACATAATCTTTGCCAGGGAATAGGGGCCGTCTGGTCATGATTTCACCTAGAATGCAACCTACAGACCATATATCAATTGCTGCAGTGTACTCTGAGCAATTAAGGAGCAACTCCGGAGCACGGTACCAACGAGTAACAACATATTCAGTCATGAAATCAGTTTCAGATGTTGTCCTTGCAAGCCCAAAATCACCAATCTTGAGATCACAATTTGCATTCATGAGCAAATTGCTGGGCTTCAAATCACGATGCAAAACACTTGCTGAATGTA
This portion of the Rosa chinensis cultivar Old Blush chromosome 1, RchiOBHm-V2, whole genome shotgun sequence genome encodes:
- the LOC112181741 gene encoding probable polygalacturonase — translated: MGLLRRNPMKTQVMKSVLIVVVVALILRGGESRGVAKAKPKGPIKSESFQYSAMNCRAHSASLTEFGGVGDGKTSNTKAFQTAISKLSQFATDGGAQLFVPAGKWLTGSFSLTSHFTLYLHKDAVLLASQDLNEWPVLKALPSYGRGRDAAAGRFSSLIFGTNLTDVIVTGDNGTIDGQGEFWWQQFHKKKLKYTRPYLIEIMFSSDIQISDLTLLNSPSWNVHPVYSSNILVQGITIIAPISSPNTDGINPDSCTNTRIEDCYIVSGDDCVAVKSGWDEYGISFGMPTKQLVIRRLTCISPYSATIALGSEMSGGIQDVRAEDIVAINTESAVRIKTAVGRGGYVKDIYVRRMTLHTMKWAFWMTGNYGSHADGNYDKNAFPEITGINYRDVVAENVTMAARLEGIADHPFTGICMSNVTIGLAKKAKKQPWTCTDIQGITSGVTPTPCGLLPDQGTAKPGGCDFPADDIPIDMVEIKKCTYRSDV
- the LOC112181742 gene encoding mitogen-activated protein kinase homolog MMK2, coding for MDISTASGADHNIRGVPTHGGRYVQYNVYGNLFEVSRKYVPPIRPVGRGAYGIVCAAVNAETHEEVAIKKIGNAFDNRIDAKRTLREIKLLRHMDHENVIAIKDIIRPPQKENFNDVYIVYELMDTDLHQIIRSNQTLTDDHCRYFLYQLLRGLKYVHSASVLHRDLKPSNLLMNANCDLKIGDFGLARTTSETDFMTEYVVTRWYRAPELLLNCSEYTAAIDIWSVGCILGEIMTRRPLFPGKDYVHQLRLITELIGSPDDSSLGFLRSDNARRYVRQLPQYAKKDFSVGFPNMSAGAVDLLEKMLIFDPNRRITVDEALCHPYLAPLHDINEEPVCPSPFSFDFEQPSFTEENIKELIWRESVKFNPDPIQ